The DNA window GAACGCGGCGCGACTCGCCGAAGTCTTGCGGTCACGAGCCTTCTCGACCTCGGCGGTCGTGAACCGCTGGCGAGACCGGGCCAGCTCGGCGCGCCCGCTCGGAGCAAGCCGCGAATCAATCACCTTGACGCCGGTTGTCGAGCACGCCGGGCATTCGTCCGTGCCTTCGCGGGCGGTCAGCTCCTCGCCGTCGGGTCCCTGCTCCCGCAAGTTGCCCGCCTTCTCGGCCAACTCTGACTGCGCGACGGCCTCGGCCAGGTCGCCGGCCTGCCGCGCCCTGTGCGCGCGACGCCGAAGAATTGCCTGTTCCACCCCGCTATTCACCGTGTTGGTTGCGAGTTTCGCGCGGTCGATCTGACTCTCGGGAACCTCGGAACCGCAAGCAGGGCAACGTGTTGGGCGCTCCTTGCGGATAATGCTGGATCTCGGCACGCCAGACTTGCCTTTGCGATCACCAAATACTTTGTCGGCTTTACTCATTCGCTTTCTCCTTTGTGTGTTGTTGAAACGGACCGATGAGCCTCGACAGCATCGGCAAGGCGCGAGGCCAGTTCGAGAGCCTCGGCCGCGGTGAAGGCGAACCGCATACCCGAGATCCCGAACCGGATCGGGCAGCGGCCGTCAGTGACGACGACCTCGGGCACCTCGCGACGTGTAGACATCCGGACCAGCATCACGTCGCCCCTTCGGCGATGTCGGCGTGGTGCGCCAGTTCGGTTGCCAGCGCGTATGCCTGGCGCGGCGACAGGTCGGCCACCGGGACCTCGGCGACCTCCAGGACGACGAGGTCCTGAATCGCGTATACGACCACCGCAGGACCGCCCTCGGCGCGGATCGCGACCTCGCGGTCAACCTGCGCCCGATCCCGATCGGCCAGGACGCTACCGATCACGACGCGAGCGACGAGGCAATGCCAACGGGCGGCGATCCATCGGTCGACCCGGTCCAGGCGGCGCTGAAGACGGACGAGTAACAACTCCAGCCTCATGCTGCCCTCCTTGCGTGGTAGAGATCGAGCAGTTCGTAGACGTCGATCTCGCTGAACATGTGTCGGGTGGGGTCGCCGTCGGTCGGGTCGAGGTCCGCGACGATGACCCGGATTGCCGCGGTGAGTGAGGCTCCCCAATTCGCGGACCGGCGATCCTCTCCGAGCGCTGCCGTGCCCGACTTGGCCCAATCGTCGAACGCGACGAAAACGGATTCGGCATGAACGTCGATCCCGCGAGACCACGCTGTGTGCAGCTCGGACCAGTGTGCGCGGTTCGGCGTCCACCTGTCCGGGAGCGGAAGCGGTGACCGTGTCTGTTCGAGCGACCAACCACGCTCGAACCGGGCCGTGACAGCGGACAGTTCTGCCCTCGGTTTCGTATCCGCGTGCCCTGCCGAGGTCGGCGAAGAGCTGTCGTGAGATCCGTTGGCAACGTCAGAGTTCGGCAGGGCACCAGTAGAAAAAGAACCCTGTTCTTCTTTAAGACCCCTGTTATATGTGCGCAACTTCTTGCGCCCTGTAGCGCGCAACTTCTTGCGCCCTGTCGGGGCGGAAATCTGGCGCAGATGAGCTGCCGTGAACTCGTCGTCTGGGAATCCGGGCTCGACGTACTCGCCAACTCGCAGCCGGTACAGACTTGCTCGCTGCGTCCCGTCGGTGCGGTAGCGGCGGACCTGCTGAAGGTAACCCGCGTCGGCAAGCCGCGTGAGGTATCCGTCGATGGATCGCTCGCTCGCGCCGAACTCCTCGGCCATCGTCTCGCGCCGCAAGAAGAACTGTCCCATCGGGTTCCCGATGTAATCGCTTGCCTCACTGGCTGTTTCACCACGATAGGCGTGGCAGGAGAGGTAGCTGTAGAACGCTGCGATTACGTGCGGCAACTCGGCGAAGATTCTCATATCCACGCGCCCCCACATCACCCGGGTATCCTTGGCGGTGTAGACGATCTCTGAACACTCTTCTTGGGGTGTCGCTCTACGTGTGGTGACGCGCCCCCGGTTTCCTCGCCGGGGGCGTCGTCGTGTGCGAGGCCCCTGTCTTCGATCGCGTCACGCGACGACTGGTCGCACACGGGGCGAGAAACAGGCCTGAGAGGCGATCTGACGCCCGTACCAATGCGATCGGTCACCTGATACCCGCCACGTGGTCCGAAGCCGCCAGCGGCCGATATGGCGTCCATCATGCGATCCGTCATCCCGGCGTCGGGCACGCCGTGCTCGACCCTCATGCGACGCCCTCCGCCTGAGCAGCCTCGGCCTGAGCCTCAAGGCCGGCCAGCCACCCGACGATGGCCGACCTGCGCCACAGGCGGCGGCGGCCGACGACGATCGACGGCGGTAGATCGCCCCGGCATTCCAGCGCGCGCAGGGTGCCAATCGGTATGCCGGGCACTAGGTCTCGATGGATCTCCTGATACCCCATGTACGGGTCGAGATCGTCTGACATGTCGTTCGTTCCTCACCGATGTGTCCGCCCGGCCCCCGTGTCGGGACCGGGCCATCATCGGCGGCGCGTCGTGGTCATGTAGACCACAGTACCAGCGATGACCAGCACTACCAACGCGGAAACACTCTGTGCGGCAAGTGTATCCATTATCTCACACGCTGCCCGTCGCCGGATCGTGGCCCGCCCTCAAGGCCGACAATCCGACCCAACAAGGCGTCCCGCAGTGGTCCCGCAGTGGTCCCGCAGGACGACCAACACAAGGCGATGGATCATGTCGCAACCAACGCAACCAACGAAATGCGATTAGCCTGCGCCACAGTTGTATTGGAACGAAAACATGCCCTGAACTGGTACGGGTGAAATCGGCACGAATCGCGTTCGCATCGAGTAGGTCAGGGGTTCGATTCCCCTTAGCTCCACCAAAGTGTTCTTACTCGAACCGGTGCCCGAAAGGATGTCGGCGAGGGAGAGAGCCAAATCAGAAGAAGAGTCGTCACCCGTACGCTTCGAGGCCCCCGCCAGGGGGTCTCGGTTTGCGTTTGCGGCATCGGTGGTCGCTTGTGCTCTCGTGGTGAGTGCGTGTGCAGCGTGGAAGTCTG is part of the Gordonia bronchialis DSM 43247 genome and encodes:
- a CDS encoding helix-turn-helix transcriptional regulator produces the protein MSDDLDPYMGYQEIHRDLVPGIPIGTLRALECRGDLPPSIVVGRRRLWRRSAIVGWLAGLEAQAEAAQAEGVA